The nucleotide sequence GCCCCATAAAGCCATTTCCTATGGAAAATATGCTTTCCGATGACCTCTGGTTGGCCGGATCAAAACCATCTTCAATGATCAGCCATTCATCACTTTTGAGATATTTTTTCATCCCCTTTTAAGTTTTATTTTATCATAATGCACACACGTAATAATAGGGTTGTCATAGCCTATTATCAGAAGAACCGAGTCTTTGCAGTATTTCAGAGACGATTATATTCCCGAAGCCGGGAATGACAAAATCTGCATCGGTGAGGGTTTCCGGGTCACCTACACCAATTCGTTTCATACCAGCTCTTTTTGCTGCTTCAAGGCCTGCCTGTGCATCCTCAAACACCACGCATTCTTCCGGGGAAACATTCAAGGCCGATGCAGCAAGCAGAAAGACTTCCGGATCAGGTTTGGCCTTTGTAACCTTGTTTCCGTCGATGATGGCATCAAACAGATGCTGTATTCCCAACCGTTCGAGTATCAGCAGACAGTTCTTGCTGGCTGTTCCCAAGCCCGTGTGAATATTCTGCCTTCTGGCGTCCTCGATAAAGGGCACTACTCCTGGAAGGATCTCCTCTGCTGTCATTTTGCCCACATATTCAAGGTATAGGGCATTCTTTTCCGCGGCAAGCTGTTCTTTTTCCTTATCGGGCAAAGAAATGCCTCCAACCTCAAGGAGGATGTCGAGCGACCGCATCCGGCTGACTCCTTTCAGTCTTTCATTGTCTTTTTCGGTAAAAACGAAACCAAGTTTTGCGGCAATGTGTTTCCATGCCAGATAATGGTATTTTGCCGTATCGACAATAACGCCGTCCAGATCAAATATGAAAGCCCGCATCATAGTTTTGCAGTTTGCCCGGCTGTGGTTTTCACAACCATTACAGCCAGTGAGGCCAGCAACATGGATACCCCGGCCACACCCAGCATGGATATAGCCTGTTTTCCCAGCAGGGTGAGAATCACTCCGCCCAGAAGCCCGGCAGCAATTTGAGGTATAGTAATGGTAGCATTGAAGAGCCCCATATAAACGCCCATTTTACTGGCGGGTAAGGCAGCAGAAAGGATGGCATACGGCATCGCCAGTATGGCAGCCCAGGCAACCCCTATTCCGGCCATGGAAATGATCAGGCCGTAACGGTCTCTGATAAACAGCATGGAAATAAATCCAATGCTTCCGGCCAGAAGGGAAACCATATACGTTCCTTTCCGGCCGAGTTTACCGGCTATTTTCGGAATCAGGGTAGAATACAGGGCTGCTATCAGGGAATAGATTCCAAAGAGCACACCCACCCAGTTTCCGGCTTCATTATAGGCCGCCGAAGTCTTATCAGCCGGATCGGTTGCCCATACGTGCTGCGCCACCCCATCGGTTGTGTATACCCACATCAGAAACAGAGCAAACCAGGAAAAGAACTGTACTACAGCAAGCTGCCACATGGTCGGAGGAATGTCTCTGATAAGACTTGCCAGCGACTTGTGCGCCTTTTCCTCAGCTGTAATCTGATGGTACTTTTCATATTCCGCAGGAGGATATTCCCGGGTAGTGAAGGAGGTAACCAGAACCGTAAGCAGGAGGCTGGCCCCTCCTATATAAAACGACCAGATGACCGTCGGCGCAACTTTCCCTCCCTGAGGCGGGGTATTGGCAACTCCAAGCCATGTAAGTACAAAGGGCAGAAATGAG is from Bacteroidales bacterium and encodes:
- a CDS encoding SLC45 family MFS transporter — its product is MKTLPKLPFIRIFFLSFGFLGVQIGYSLQNGNTSRILSALGANVEHLSYFWLAAPLAGLIVQPIIGLSSDRIWTRLGRRIPFILGGAIVSALAMFFMPNSEFFAYLVPPVFFGAFMLLFMDTSFNVTMQPFRALVGDMVPDEQRNLGYSVQSFLINTGAVVGSFLPFVLTWLGVANTPPQGGKVAPTVIWSFYIGGASLLLTVLVTSFTTREYPPAEYEKYHQITAEEKAHKSLASLIRDIPPTMWQLAVVQFFSWFALFLMWVYTTDGVAQHVWATDPADKTSAAYNEAGNWVGVLFGIYSLIAALYSTLIPKIAGKLGRKGTYMVSLLAGSIGFISMLFIRDRYGLIISMAGIGVAWAAILAMPYAILSAALPASKMGVYMGLFNATITIPQIAAGLLGGVILTLLGKQAISMLGVAGVSMLLASLAVMVVKTTAGQTAKL
- the pgmB gene encoding beta-phosphoglucomutase, which translates into the protein MMRAFIFDLDGVIVDTAKYHYLAWKHIAAKLGFVFTEKDNERLKGVSRMRSLDILLEVGGISLPDKEKEQLAAEKNALYLEYVGKMTAEEILPGVVPFIEDARRQNIHTGLGTASKNCLLILERLGIQHLFDAIIDGNKVTKAKPDPEVFLLAASALNVSPEECVVFEDAQAGLEAAKRAGMKRIGVGDPETLTDADFVIPGFGNIIVSEILQRLGSSDNRL